In the genome of Arabidopsis thaliana chromosome 4, partial sequence, the window ATCTAGTTGTGAGCTCTTCGTGTTTGCCCCCCTTTATTATCTTTCTTGACAAGCATATTCAACTAGTTccttaaacaaacaaatttggtTCAAATTCTATATGAACAAAAGGCTTCGTATATCCTCGATCATGAGATATATACTATAGTGTGTTCTCCATCTCTTCAGCGAGGTTAATGACCTTGATCCCCTTCTCATCAAAGGCCAGACATTTCTCCAACTGGGCAGAGACCATACGAAAGTTTATGTTGGCTGCATATCTCTTACTGCCATTCCCCTTGAGGAGGACTCCTAAGTCCGATGTTATCTTTTATCACTTTCCAACccatttctatttttagaattttagtttttgttgtttgtttttgaacaaCAAAGTTATGTTTAGTTAGATCACTTAGGGATGTTTTTACTCATGAATAATATTGTAAGATACTCATAGACATGATCTACAAAGAAcaagaataaagaaaaggtGGAGTAATGGGTATCAGTCTCGATATGATGTCTAAAtacaaggaaaaaacaaattaaccaATCAAATAAGAACGACGTCGTCTTGGATCAGTGACATTGATCTTCCAATGATAATCAGTGGAACCTCTAAGCCTTGCTTTCCTCCTCTCCCAGTTGATCTCCGTTCTCCTCTTTTTCGTCAGCCTGCAAAACTTTTGCAATGCATCGTCCATGGAGTCGTGCACTTTCCACCACCTAACGTGAGCCGCATCACTAGCGTACACCAACTGCTCGTCCACGTCGTAGTTGCAATCGTAGTCCCTATAGCAAAGCCATGGTTTCCAACCTAAGTAGTGGACCGCGTAGACCTGAGGCGGCTCCGCGGCGAAGAGGTTGTTCttgatgtttctttctttggttgtGTTCGACCAGAAGTTCTTCAGAAAGTTTACTCGTCGAGGCAATCGGTGCCACCACACAAATATCTCGTTTAGGTAcctgaaaatatatattttctttttttgttaatataattGTTAAGTATAAAGTCTATAATGTAATACTAAAAGTGCTAATTAATCACCCTTGATCTCCACCGTTGTATGAAACGATCTCGCTTCGCTGGCTCATGATTGTAGTAAACGTACAATTAGAAGGCTCGATGACCATGATGCCTGAATTATATATCCATACATCATTTCCGGTGGCCGACATCTGAGgaaaatggaagagaagatCAAGGTTACGTAAGACGATGATGTCGGCATCAATGAAGATCACTTTGTCGTAATCTGTCAATTGCCAGAGTCGAAACTTGCTGTAGTTGTATTCATTGTACGAGTCCTTCTCCGCAAGTGGGTTTCTGATTCGAATGATCCGACGAAGCTTCCATCCTGCGGCGGCGAGAGCTCGAAGTTTGGTAATGGAGATGGAGTCATCGTGGAGAAGGATAAGATCGCGTTTGGTGTTTGTCTGAAGGAGGCTTTGAGCCAAAGTTATGGCACCACAGACATAAGACTCGGAAGAGTGAAGAACAGTTACGTAGGCTTCACGTTTTGGTCGTTTTGTCTCTGCTTCTATCTTCGTTAGGTCATACACTTTGTCTACAcctgctttttgtttttggataaaaaaactcattaatTCATTTAGTAAGGCCATTGAAAAAACTTCTTCAACGattattatcaaattttagttattgCTATATATGCATGGATAGGTTATCAAAAACTACTTCATCCATTGCATTTTCTTAAACCAGCAAAAATTGCATTTTTGTGATTAGAATTTGAATTATCGTATTtataatattcatatttaGTAATCTTAATTAATTGACAAACAAATACATAGAGAGTTGaatgtttttctaatatattagCATATAAGCTATCATTATTAACCTgccgtaaaaaaaaaagctatcaTTATTAACCTTATTCGATGATCATTCGTTTTCTTAAACCACAAGCTATTTAGCTAACTAACTCGATCTACCAATACGAATgctattttggaaagaaattAAGGGTTTAATATCTCCTTAAAAAGTGTAAGGTAGCTTGTATGACAATTCATATTTGGTGGTTAGCAAAACGACATACCTAAAACACAACCACTAACATATCTAACTAATTAACACACATCAATCAATTATAAGCAAAGTATAGAAACATATCGAGTTGTTTTATATTACACCATACAGTTGGTATCTTTCACATCAATTTCACTTAAGCAGGTCCTTTTATGTTACAATGTCTTAGTCACTTCATAGTTCATCTGACACATTTCCGACTATACACCTTTTTACGTTTGCGCCACAAAACACGGTTTCGATTTCAAGTTCAGTTCAacatatattttctgtttgtttagtttaattaCTTGGAAAAAGTaaccaaattcaaaaacaaaagagtggTCAAAATAATTTGCTAATGGTACTCTaagtatattaaaaacaaaaaaaaaagatttttggtttcatcataattaatttagttacttttgctaaaactaaaaatatttagcaaGAAGATTAATTTGCATGAAAGTAATTTTACCTTGTGGTGCCCACAAAGGAAGAGCAAGATTGCAAGATCCGACTGGCAAACTGAGTCTCTGTTGTAACCTAACCACCTCAGGGCGATACAGCCACCAATCtgcctctctcttctccaaatcATCACACCGGAAAATCTCAATCATCGGTTGACATTTGCTCCAAAACAACACTTTGCTTTTCCATCTCCAATCCGTCTTCCCTTTCTTGGCTGCCAAGTTAGCCGCAACTAGGTTCACTTGCAACCTCAAAACCTCTCTTCTCCACCCTTCTTCAGGGTAATTACAAGGCAACTTCACTACTACCAAATCCAACTTCTCTAAGCTTTCGAAATCGGGCATAGGTATCTCAGGACATGTGGGAACCTcggtttcttcctcttcatctatCCACTCGGGGAACAAGTCTTGCCATTTGAAGAGCTTCGAGACACGCTCAAAATGTATGTGAACCGTTTCGCCATAACGTTTCCAATTAGTAAGATCACATTCTTCCATGTTCACCATCCctatctttgtttttcctaaCCCTCTTGTTAAAATCTCTTCCATGAAGCTTGGCGCCTCCAGCTTTGTCTGGTTACTAGCGGTTAGCaaatctttcttgtttatttcGTTCTCTTCAACGAGTTCTTGCATCTTCACTCCTCTCACCACCTGATCACATAGCAGTATAAAGATATCTATTAGTCTAAGTTTTGATATAAGATTTACtctgcaaacaaaaatgtaaactcaCCTTACCTTGGGAGTGCAATCACGAAAAGAGCATCCAACAAAGGAAGCTCCGCTGCTGAAATAGACTGATGAAGAAGGGTGGAAGAAAATGGCAGtgtagagaagaaaagagaaacccAACAAGACTAGATTAAAGCGTATCAGTGCAGATTTGGAAGGAGCCATCTTCATTATCATCGTCATTATCGTCATCTCGTTTCTGAATGACAAACATTTATCTttcatcttatatatatacactcctaaatcaaaatgtttaaaGGTTTCACGAGAAATATGTGTAGGAATATTCTTTGTATGCGAACCACGTGAAGggtagagaaaaaaacaaaaacatggtAATTAGTACTTTAAGTAGAGGTTGAGTTTTTTTGAGTAGGACAAAAAAAACGTCTAAAAGAGTTTACATTGGACGTGTCAAAGGATTTTCTTTACTCAAACACAAGCCTgatgtattattattaaacaaagaTATGTCGCCAACGATTGTGGTTGGATAATGACATGAGTTTGCGATACGTATGCCTTAAGATACGTATTTGCTCTCACCTCCAAACATGGGACCAAAATTACAATATTGTAAGGGatcctttttatttactaCATATATCACTTTATCTCATCCAATGCAAAACCCAAAAGGGATTTCATTAAAAGTTATCTACCGTCATTTGAAGGTTCTACTATTAATGGTGCTCCAGGACATTGACTTTTGTTACCACTTTATCTATTCACAAATCTTGGTAAATAATGAGACAAATTGTGAATGCTTGCTGTTACATAAGTTCGGAGAACATGTAATCTCCGATAAAGACTATACAACAACTTAAcacaatacaaaaataaaataaagtagtAGTTACAGCTCAATTGAATAAAGGAAAATGTCATCAAAAGTAGGATAATAAACTACATATTTccgcccaaaaaaaaaaaactaaaaaaaaactacatattTCCACAATTTGATGATCTTTATCAGAAAACGATGCAATCTatgttagaaaataaattatgttacAGATTTGTTCACAAAACCTCTACCAACTacaacttttgaaaaattggTACAAAAGACCATAGGCTACAATTGGTTggaagaataaagaagagaaaaaatgttaGTAGGTGCAATATGCGACGACGGAGGAAGTCAAGCAAGCAACAAGTTTAGTTCTGCTGTCAACATCGCTTACTTACGCTTCAGGAAAGGATCAATGCTTTTGAAACAATCTcatctccttttctttttcttacttcaacttgttttttttaaggcAGTAACAATTAGTAAGGATGAAAATAATCACATTATCATTAAGCTGAGATGTCAAAGCGATTATGAtgagaggaaaagaaaatgaaaataagtaTTGGTAAGACATCTTAGTTTTAATAATCGTATATCAACCAAATTTGATCAATAATTAGCTTAAACCAACATATCATTTTAGAGGCCTCAACCTCCTTTGAATAATTAGGCTGATACTACATTCTAATGACAGATGAATAACGTACATCTccactttttaaaacaaacaagattatGTTATTTGATTTAGGTATCCGTATATgccaaatatatttttctggaTGTAAGAACCACGAGTAACATGTTGATGATGTGTTTAAGTGGTAAAAGGAGAGGAGAAAACTAAATTTTGGGACTGTGTTGAGCTCTTTGGGCAATTGATAATATTGCAAAATCTCAAAAGaggctgttttttttttatcaagtaAAAATACACACATTGTGTCTATTATGGTTTTACTCTTTGATCAAATCCTGCATGTGTTGTGCATAACTTCTTCCCGGTGGAATGAATATTACATCTTCCCAACCTGAATTCTTCTCGCTCATCTACATTGATTcaattcagatttttattagaCTACCAGGTTTTCATACTTTAAGGTTTCtttaaacaaagaagaagcgTGAGTACCTCCATTTTCCTCAACACATCTTCCAGACTCCCaacctgcaaaacaaaaagattagtTCCATGGTGAAGATAAGAAAACTCTTAACAAAACCAATGCTGTGaaattactttatatattGATCTCTGATATGCAACTTTGATAACGATAAACCTTGGAATTCATTTTAACTCAGATATATGAAGGCATGTACAATCTGAATTCCGCTCTTTCTAAAGTTTTCTAAGACTTTTCCCTTTCCCTCGCTGTTCCTTTGAAAACATGGTGTTATATGTTTGCAGAACATGTAATCACAAAAAATGCTAGAAATTACATATGATGCCAACACAGCTACTAGCTACTCCCACTTGTTAGTAAACCATGTCTTTAGATCAAGGTGTTTGTTTCTATCTTACGTGGCCTATCGAAGATTCAAATACATAGAAGGTAGGTATGAATCATTACCATAATTTGTTGATCTCCTCTTGATGCTCTCGTATATTTAGAAAGTTCCCTCTCTATATCTTCCTGAAAGTGGTCACGCAGAACAGGAAAGTAAGAGTtatcttcctctgttttggcTTATGAGAGATCTATTAGTATTCTTTAACGTGGGAGAAGAAACTAACCAACCTTACTGAAATATACAGGGCAGTAAcgtctattttttttcctcacaACAAGAAGCTCAGACTGTAGAGGCCAATAACAACAGATAGAtatcaagagaaaacaaagcaaaaacaccaaaacataAGGAATCCATATTGGTATAATAGAAAAACACAGAAAATGAGTATATCAATTTACCTGAAAAACCGGAACTCCATCAAACCCATTCTTATTTCCTGAGGATTTGAGCTGAGACGCAAGAAAATATAGCTTATGGATAAGATTGAAATGCCAAATAAATGCTATAGACacatataattaaaagtcTGTTTAGCATGAGCCAACCTCTAACGCATTCTTTATTTGGATTGGATCTGGCAAGAAGCGAAAGGAAATCCCTTCAACTTTTAGCAAGTACACCTGTAAACAACATCATCTTAACTTCTGGGAATGTAGCTACCACGATTACGCAAATAACATCAAAAAGTTCCCTAAACgtagttataacttataagttcCAAGCCATTAGAGGGATTATAATCATGCCATCGTTGCATTCTTTCTTGTGACGATGTTGTCAACATTGCTACGTGCACAAGAACACAATCTCCCGTTCATTCAAACTGCCAACAGGTGTTCCTATTACCGTATAATATAAACAACTAAAATGAGGCCAGACATGAACAAGTCTACTTAGAATTTGAGCTCctgaaatttgtttgtttcatttgatttaACCAATGGCTTCTTCCACATTGATCTAATGCAGTGATCATAAGGAAAGGGAACTACCTGGTCCAGAGTAATGGGAACAACCTTCGCATTGGTTTTCAATTCTCTTCTCCGAAGTCGCGCCTAAAGGAGTATATTAGAGAATTATGAGCTCAGAAActtcacatttttttaaaaaagttcgGAGgagaaaaatacaacaaaaagcGAAACCTGAGCAAGAAAAGCTTCAGCATCCTCTTGTcgaaaacagagcaaaccGATAGACTTGCCTCCGGTAGGATCCGAGATAAGAACGAATTCGTTATTGGTGTTACTGACTGTAAACACCGACGTCCCAGCGAGAGCTTTAGCGACAAGAGATGGACTCAACGTCGTCGTCGGGGTTCCAGACTTGGATTGTGAGACGGAGGCGAAAGGCGGCGGAGTAGGAAGAGAGAAACGTCGAGTAGCTAGGGTTTCGGCGAATCGTTTCGTGTCTTCGATTCGGGCGGAGAGGTCGGAGCTGAAGCGGGTACACTGGTGGtgaatgaaagaagagaaggagaggaaAGGATTGGGTTTCACTGATGACTCCATTTTTGGATttgcagagagaagaaagaagtagaagaagaagaagcaattttTGATACTatgaagagagtgaagaaaaagGCTTCAGAGCAATTCGTTTGGGCTTTTTTATTTGGGCTTTATTGGACTTGATTGGTTTTAGTTTACGTTTAATATGGCCCTTGATCAAAAGTTTGGTGACAAAGCATTTATTAACTTTCTAAACTCAACTTCCACACCATTCTAAACACATGACATGACTTACAAAAAGCTTTTGTCACTCAAAATTCATGTCGATGACATTTTTTTCCTCCAAATTTCTCCTCCTTATAAAATACTTACTAGATCAAGCAAACAACacactaaagaaaacaaaattgttaaaaCTCTCGTTAACTGAAAAATATGAGGAACATTACTACTACAACCCGAAAAATGTTACTACTTGTGATTACGATTTTATTGGGGATTGCGTATCATGGAGAAGCCATAGCATGTCCGCAGGTAAACATGTACTTAGCACAATGTTTGCCTTATCTAAAAGCTGGAGGAAATCCGTCTCCAATGTGCTGCAACGGACTTAATAGTCTAAAAGCCGCAGCGCCTGAGAAAGCCGATAGACAAGTAGCTTGTAATTGCTTGAAGAGTGTAGCTAATACAATCCCTGGaattaatgatgattttgcCAAACAACTCCCTGCTAAATGTGGTGTTAATATAGGAGTCCCTTTCTCTAAGACTGTGGACTGTAACAGGTAGCTACTGcagtttctttttaatattgcCGAAACATGTGTAGTTGTGAGAGCTTCTAACTACATAATCCTCTAATTGAcctatttaatttgttttgtgaacACTGAACAGCATAAACTGAAAAGAAGATTGACTACCAACGGCCATGCAGCTACAATAAAGTGGATATcctaaaagatcaaaaccatCATGAACAAATTATATGGATACTTAGTATTTATCTTCTGATCATATATGTTATAGATGTAATCATATAGTTCTTGGCAGATAAAATGTGATTATTTCCCACATTTACATATTCCCTCTTTCCTACTCTCACACGTAGCTCAACATCTTAAAATATGATCATCAGCATTTGCACACAATGTTTCACATTTATTTGACATACACGATCAAAACGAAGCAGTTTTGTAACAAGATAAAAATCGATTGGGTTAAAAGTGTAACGGGAGAAGTAAAAATGTAGTCATCACTCATCATAGTGACTGAATTCAAGGGAATATTATTCTTCGAAATACCTGAAAGATGGgaaatttgaatttcagtAGTGAATGACGCCCAGACTCTTCAACCAAGGGAGCATCTCCTCCAATCCTTCCTTTAGGCTTCGAGGGTTATAACCAAGTTCCAGCTTAGCCTTATCACAAGAGTATGACCACTGATGTCTCAGCACTGTCACTGTCTGTTCATCACAAAATACTAAGAGTTGAGATTATTCTATACCTAATAAGATAATCTATAATATGTGGGCAACTAATGAATGCAATTGAAACTCACCGGAGGACTGATAAGTGGAAGCTTTCCTGTAACCCGAGAGATTAAAACAGATAACCATCCGTATGCGTTGATGGCCCATAATGGAATGCTAAAGTTTGGCTTTTTGGTTCCAGTAATCAGTGCAGCCATGTCAAAGACAAGCTTGAAAGAAGCATTTTCCCCAGTGAGTAAGTATCTTTCACCAAGCCTACCTTTTTCCATTGCAGCAACATGACCCTccacaacatcatcaacatgGCTGAAGGAGTATCTATCCGTCCCAGAGCCAATATATCCAGGCAACCTCCCGTTAAAGCGCTCGATCAACTAGAAGAACAACATCATGTGATAATCAACCACATACTGTCAATGTACCACTACATCATCCCACCAATGCAACTCTAATCAGCAAAAGGAAGAATCATACCATTCTAGCAACCATATTGGCTGAAGTGAGCTTGCCTGGACCAAAAATAACACCAGGATACAGCAAAATTATCGGCACACCTTCAGAAGCAGCATTCAAAGCCATCTTATCAGCAACAGCCTTGGATCTCTCATACTCAGTGCAGAAGAACCTCTCATTATGAACCTTATCTCAAGACCAgatcaaaatcagaatcaaacattacaaaacaaaattttgaaatttaaaagtatCATACTTGATTCTCATTAGCAACAGATCCATCGGTAGATCCAAGAGCGAAGAAGGAAGAAGTGTAGATAATCTTCTGCACGGTCTTCGTCTCCTTTACAGCTTCCAAGACATTCTTCAGTCCACCAACGTTGACCTGAGCTTCAAATATCACCATAACACATGATCTCTCCAATTTTGACCTTAAAACTAAAGATGTGGAACCAAAAGAAAGCTTACTGAGATGAATCGAGATGGGTCAGGAAGCCAAGGCTCAACTAAAGCTGCGGCGTGGAAAACGATATCGCAACCGGAGCAA includes:
- a CDS encoding Bifunctional inhibitor/lipid-transfer protein/seed storage 2S albumin superfamily protein (Bifunctional inhibitor/lipid-transfer protein/seed storage 2S albumin superfamily protein; FUNCTIONS IN: lipid binding; INVOLVED IN: lipid transport; LOCATED IN: endomembrane system; CONTAINS InterPro DOMAIN/s: Bifunctional inhibitor/plant lipid transfer protein/seed storage (InterPro:IPR016140), Plant lipid transfer protein/seed storage/trypsin-alpha amylase inhibitor (InterPro:IPR003612), Plant lipid transfer protein/Par allergen (InterPro:IPR000528), Plant lipid transfer protein/hydrophobic protein, helical domain (InterPro:IPR013770); BEST Arabidopsis thaliana protein match is: lipid transfer protein 3 (TAIR:AT5G59320.1); Has 35333 Blast hits to 34131 proteins in 2444 species: Archae - 798; Bacteria - 22429; Metazoa - 974; Fungi - 991; Plants - 531; Viruses - 0; Other Eukaryotes - 9610 (source: NCBI BLink).), with the translated sequence MRNITTTTRKMLLLVITILLGIAYHGEAIACPQVNMYLAQCLPYLKAGGNPSPMCCNGLNSLKAAAPEKADRQVACNCLKSVANTIPGINDDFAKQLPAKCGVNIGVPFSKTVDCNR
- the FLDH gene encoding NAD(P)-binding Rossmann-fold superfamily protein (farnesol dehydrogenase (FLDH); CONTAINS InterPro DOMAIN/s: NAD-dependent epimerase/dehydratase (InterPro:IPR001509), NAD(P)-binding domain (InterPro:IPR016040); BEST Arabidopsis thaliana protein match is: NAD(P)-binding Rossmann-fold superfamily protein (TAIR:AT1G09490.1).), whose translation is MKILVTGSTGYLGARLCHVLLRRGHSVRALVRRTSDLSDLPPEVELAYGDVTDYRSLTDACSGCDIVFHAAALVEPWLPDPSRFISVNVGGLKNVLEAVKETKTVQKIIYTSSFFALGSTDGSVANENQVHNERFFCTEYERSKAVADKMALNAASEGVPIILLYPGVIFGPGKLTSANMVARMLIERFNGRLPGYIGSGTDRYSFSHVDDVVEGHVAAMEKGRLGERYLLTGENASFKLVFDMAALITGTKKPNFSIPLWAINAYGWLSVLISRVTGKLPLISPPTVTVLRHQWSYSCDKAKLELGYNPRSLKEGLEEMLPCHYDE
- the FLDH gene encoding NAD(P)-binding Rossmann-fold superfamily protein (farnesol dehydrogenase (FLDH); FUNCTIONS IN: farnesol dehydrogenase activity; INVOLVED IN: terpenoid metabolic process, farnesol metabolic process; LOCATED IN: endoplasmic reticulum, plasma membrane, vacuole; EXPRESSED IN: 24 plant structures; EXPRESSED DURING: 13 growth stages; CONTAINS InterPro DOMAIN/s: NAD-dependent epimerase/dehydratase (InterPro:IPR001509), NAD(P)-binding domain (InterPro:IPR016040); BEST Arabidopsis thaliana protein match is: NAD(P)-binding Rossmann-fold superfamily protein (TAIR:AT1G09490.1); Has 32553 Blast hits to 32549 proteins in 3005 species: Archae - 643; Bacteria - 21240; Metazoa - 691; Fungi - 1000; Plants - 2475; Viruses - 74; Other Eukaryotes - 6430 (source: NCBI BLink).), producing MGPKMPNTETENMKILVTGSTGYLGARLCHVLLRRGHSVRALVRRTSDLSDLPPEVELAYGDVTDYRSLTDACSGCDIVFHAAALVEPWLPDPSRFISVNVGGLKNVLEAVKETKTVQKIIYTSSFFALGSTDGSVANENQVHNERFFCTEYERSKAVADKMALNAASEGVPIILLYPGVIFGPGKLTSANMVARMLIERFNGRLPGYIGSGTDRYSFSHVDDVVEGHVAAMEKGRLGERYLLTGENASFKLVFDMAALITGTKKPNFSIPLWAINAYGWLSVLISRVTGKLPLISPPTVTVLRHQWSYSCDKAKLELGYNPRSLKEGLEEMLPWLKSLGVIHY
- the FLDH gene encoding NAD(P)-binding Rossmann-fold superfamily protein (farnesol dehydrogenase (FLDH); FUNCTIONS IN: farnesol dehydrogenase activity; INVOLVED IN: terpenoid metabolic process, farnesol metabolic process; LOCATED IN: endoplasmic reticulum, plasma membrane; EXPRESSED IN: 23 plant structures; EXPRESSED DURING: 13 growth stages; CONTAINS InterPro DOMAIN/s: NAD-dependent epimerase/dehydratase (InterPro:IPR001509), NAD(P)-binding domain (InterPro:IPR016040); BEST Arabidopsis thaliana protein match is: NAD(P)-binding Rossmann-fold superfamily protein (TAIR:AT1G09490.1); Has 30201 Blast hits to 17322 proteins in 780 species: Archae - 12; Bacteria - 1396; Metazoa - 17338; Fungi - 3422; Plants - 5037; Viruses - 0; Other Eukaryotes - 2996 (source: NCBI BLink).) yields the protein MGPKMPNTETENMKILVTGSTGYLGARLCHVLLRRGHSVRALVRRTSDLSDLPPEVELAYGDVTDYRSLTDACSGCDIVFHAAALVEPWLPDPSRFISVNVGGLKNVLEAVKETKTVQKIIYTSSFFALGSTDGSVANENQVHNERFFCTEYERSKAVADKMALNAASEGVPIILLYPGVIFGPGKLTSANMVARMLIERFNGRLPGYIGSGTDRYSFSHVDDVVEGHVAAMEKGRLGERYLLTGENASFKLVFDMAALITGTKKPNFSIPLWAINAYGWLSVLISRVTGKLPLISPPYFVMNRQ
- a CDS encoding Bifunctional inhibitor/lipid-transfer protein/seed storage 2S albumin superfamily protein (Bifunctional inhibitor/lipid-transfer protein/seed storage 2S albumin superfamily protein; FUNCTIONS IN: lipid binding; INVOLVED IN: lipid transport; LOCATED IN: endomembrane system; CONTAINS InterPro DOMAIN/s: Bifunctional inhibitor/plant lipid transfer protein/seed storage (InterPro:IPR016140), Plant lipid transfer protein/seed storage/trypsin-alpha amylase inhibitor (InterPro:IPR003612), Plant lipid transfer protein/Par allergen (InterPro:IPR000528), Plant lipid transfer protein/hydrophobic protein, helical domain (InterPro:IPR013770); BEST Arabidopsis thaliana protein match is: lipid transfer protein 3 (TAIR:AT5G59320.1); Has 1074 Blast hits to 1074 proteins in 131 species: Archae - 0; Bacteria - 0; Metazoa - 2; Fungi - 0; Plants - 1071; Viruses - 0; Other Eukaryotes - 1 (source: NCBI BLink).) produces the protein MRNITTTTRKMLLLVITILLGIAYHGEAIACPQVNMYLAQCLPYLKAGGNPSPMCCNGLNSLKAAAPEKADRQVACNCLKSVANTIPGINDDFAKQLPAKCGVNIGVPFSKTVDCNSIN